One Mesorhizobium loti genomic window carries:
- a CDS encoding transcriptional regulator: MYIPPAFRDDDKECLRATIRAALLANFVTVTAEGPLATPLPLFLDESEGEHGVIYGHLAKANPQCRVPPLGDGLAIFMGPDAYVTPAWYATKRETGKVVPTWNYVAVHAYGPVEFFEDAGRLLDVVNRLTDHHEGERASPWAVSDAPPDFIQAQLRGIVGLRMPITRLEGKRKMSQNRNAADRAGVAAGLAASERASDRAVAALIPK; this comes from the coding sequence ATGTACATCCCTCCCGCTTTCCGCGACGACGACAAGGAATGCCTGCGCGCGACCATTCGCGCGGCGCTGCTGGCGAACTTCGTTACCGTCACGGCGGAAGGGCCGCTCGCAACGCCACTGCCCCTCTTCCTTGACGAGAGCGAGGGCGAGCACGGCGTGATCTACGGGCACCTGGCGAAGGCCAATCCCCAGTGCCGTGTTCCGCCGCTGGGCGACGGCTTGGCCATCTTCATGGGGCCGGACGCTTACGTGACGCCGGCATGGTATGCGACCAAGCGGGAAACCGGGAAGGTCGTCCCGACCTGGAATTACGTCGCCGTCCACGCCTATGGCCCGGTCGAGTTCTTCGAGGATGCGGGAAGATTGCTGGACGTCGTGAATCGGCTGACCGACCACCACGAGGGCGAGCGCGCCTCGCCTTGGGCGGTGTCGGACGCGCCGCCGGATTTTATACAGGCGCAACTCCGCGGAATCGTCGGCCTGCGCATGCCAATCACGAGGCTGGAGGGCAAGCGCAAAATGAGCCAGAACCGGAACGCGGCCGACCGCGCTGGCGTGGCGGCGGGCCTTGCGGCGAGCGAGCGGGCATCTGACCGCGCCGTCGCCGCTCTCATCCCAAAATAA